From Pseudochaenichthys georgianus chromosome 11, fPseGeo1.2, whole genome shotgun sequence, a single genomic window includes:
- the marcksl1b gene encoding MARCKS-related protein 1-B, translating to MGSQASKGDVAAEASAAAADGAAVKTNGQENGHVKTNGDVSTKTDGDAAAATNGSAEAAKEPEAAAGDAIEPAPAADGDAAKPEGEAAAKETPKKKKKKFSLKKSFNFKLNLKKTKKSEAVKEEGAAAATSPAEEKPAENGAAAPAEEKKEEVKEEKKEEKKEEKKEEVVAAAAAEAPKAEEAPVKVEAPKAEEAPKEEAAPAPEATKPAEESSSTPAPSEKKE from the exons ATGGGGTCCCAAGCATCCAAAGGAGATGTGGCCGCGGAGGCGAGCGCTGCTGCCGCGGACGGAGCAGCTGTCAAAACCAACGGACAG GAGAATGGACATGTGAAGACCAACGGTGATGTCTCCACAAAGACTGATGGAGACGCCGCCGCCGCCACCAACGGCTCGGCTGAGGCAGCGAAGGAGCCTGAGGCGGCCGCAGGAGACGCCATCGAGCCGGCGCCCGCTGCAGACGGAGACGCCGCCAAACCCGAAGGAGAGGCTGCTGCCAAGGAGACtcccaagaagaagaagaagaagttctCCCTGAAGAAGTCCTTCAACTTCAAGCTGAATCTGAAGAAGACCAAGAAGAGCGAGGCTGTGAAGGAGGAAGGCGCCGCCGCCGCCACCTCCCCCGCCGAGGAGAAACCGGCTGAGAACGGGGCTGCTGCTCCTGCTgaggagaagaaggaggaggtgaaggaggagaagaaggaggagaagaaggaggagaagaaggaggaggttgttgctgctgctgctgccgaggCCCCCAAAGCAGAGGAGGCTCCGGTGAAAGTGGAGGCTCCCAAAGCAGAGGAGGCCCCCAAAGAGGAAGCTGCCCCGGCCCCCGAGGCCACGAAACCAGCAGAGGAGAGCAGCTCGACCCCCGCTCCCTCTGAAAAGAAGGAGTGA